From Candidatus Methylomirabilota bacterium, the proteins below share one genomic window:
- a CDS encoding NmrA/HSCARG family protein: MATQPKIILVTGATGQQGGAVARSLLRQGHKVRALTRNPNKAAGLAKAGAEIVKGDLTDKATCERALQGTDGVFAVSTFIEAGMDVEVQQGITLADAAKKANVKHFVYTSVGSANRNTGVPHFDTKWKVEQHISQLGLPATILRPVWFMENFGTYFLPSPEGVLVVPLRPDKKLHMIAVQDIGEFGAAAFLRPAEFIGQAIDLAGDEMTPPEVAAHLSRTMGRPIQFQQMPDEQVEATMGHDFAVMFQWLNEVGFSVDIPALRQRFGIPLTSFTDVIARADWAKG, encoded by the coding sequence ATGGCAACGCAGCCGAAGATTATCTTAGTAACAGGGGCCACCGGGCAGCAGGGTGGAGCCGTCGCCCGCAGTTTGTTGCGACAGGGGCACAAGGTCCGGGCCTTGACCCGGAATCCGAACAAGGCCGCGGGGCTTGCGAAGGCCGGCGCCGAGATCGTCAAGGGGGATCTGACCGACAAGGCCACCTGTGAACGGGCCCTTCAAGGGACCGACGGCGTCTTTGCGGTGTCCACGTTCATTGAGGCCGGCATGGATGTTGAAGTGCAACAGGGGATCACACTGGCCGACGCGGCAAAGAAGGCCAATGTGAAGCACTTCGTGTACACGTCGGTGGGGAGCGCGAACCGCAACACCGGCGTCCCGCATTTTGACACCAAATGGAAAGTAGAGCAGCACATCAGCCAGCTTGGCCTCCCGGCCACGATTCTTCGCCCGGTTTGGTTCATGGAGAATTTCGGTACGTACTTCCTTCCTTCTCCGGAAGGAGTCCTAGTGGTGCCGTTGCGACCGGACAAGAAGCTGCACATGATTGCAGTACAGGATATCGGCGAGTTTGGCGCAGCCGCTTTCCTCCGTCCCGCCGAGTTTATCGGGCAGGCCATCGATTTGGCCGGAGATGAAATGACGCCGCCAGAGGTAGCAGCCCATCTCTCACGGACAATGGGACGGCCTATACAGTTCCAGCAAATGCCTGACGAGCAGGTTGAGGCCACCATGGGACACGACTTTGCAGTCATGTTCCAATGGCTCAATGAGGTCGGGTTCTCGGTAGATATCCCGGCGCTCCGCCAGCGGTTCGGGATCCCTTTGACGTCATTCACCGACGTGATCGCGCGGGCGGACTGGGCGAAAGGCTGA
- a CDS encoding trypsin-like peptidase domain-containing protein: MAKGNERLLRLLAGEQLQSGGNGQPVDAARAENDEGLLDTYSRAVVGVVEKVGPAVVSIGVKKRARSPRFGQEGAGSGVIIAPDGFILTNSHVVEQAENVEVSLTDGCTLSAHIVGSDPATDLAVVRAEAGSLPAAELGDSSSLRVGQLAIAIGNPLGFQSTVSTGVISALGRALRSQSGRLIESVIQTDVPLNPGNSGGPLVDSRGRVIGINTAMIFMAQGISFAVPVNTAKWVVGELVTRGKVKRAYLGIAGQVRPISRRFQRQFELETATAVEVVSIEEQGPAAKAGLREGDLIVAVNGKNVASVDDIHRLLTSWTTGSLLGLTILRNGEQLQVQVIPDEM, encoded by the coding sequence ATGGCCAAGGGTAATGAAAGGCTGTTAAGGCTTTTGGCCGGTGAACAGTTGCAGTCCGGCGGCAACGGACAGCCGGTCGACGCAGCCCGTGCGGAGAACGATGAAGGCCTCCTCGACACTTATTCGCGCGCCGTTGTCGGCGTGGTTGAAAAGGTTGGCCCGGCGGTGGTGAGTATTGGGGTCAAGAAGCGGGCCCGCTCGCCCCGCTTTGGGCAAGAGGGTGCGGGGTCAGGCGTGATTATCGCCCCCGATGGTTTCATTCTGACGAATAGCCACGTGGTCGAGCAGGCGGAAAACGTCGAGGTGAGTCTGACAGACGGGTGCACGTTGTCGGCGCACATTGTGGGGAGCGACCCGGCAACCGACCTTGCCGTTGTCCGCGCCGAGGCCGGCAGCCTGCCAGCTGCAGAATTGGGCGATTCCAGTTCCTTACGCGTGGGTCAGTTGGCGATCGCGATTGGCAATCCGCTCGGGTTTCAAAGCACCGTCTCGACCGGGGTGATCTCTGCCCTGGGACGTGCGCTGCGCAGCCAGTCCGGCCGGCTGATCGAAAGCGTGATTCAGACCGACGTGCCACTCAATCCGGGGAACTCCGGCGGCCCGCTAGTGGATAGCCGGGGCCGTGTCATCGGCATCAATACGGCGATGATCTTTATGGCGCAAGGCATCAGCTTCGCCGTGCCGGTGAATACTGCCAAGTGGGTGGTGGGCGAGTTGGTCACTCGGGGGAAAGTCAAACGCGCCTACTTGGGTATTGCCGGGCAAGTTCGCCCGATCAGCCGCCGTTTCCAGCGCCAGTTTGAGCTAGAGACTGCCACGGCTGTGGAAGTGGTTTCGATCGAAGAGCAGGGCCCGGCCGCCAAAGCCGGGCTGCGTGAAGGCGACCTGATCGTCGCTGTGAACGGTAAAAATGTCGCCAGCGTTGACGACATTCACCGACTCTTGACGAGCTGGACGACCGGCTCGCTCCTCGGCCTGACGATCCTGCGGAACGGCGAACAGCTCCAGGTCCAGGTTATTCCGGACGAAATGTAG